In a single window of the Arthrobacter zhangbolii genome:
- the dapE gene encoding succinyl-diaminopimelate desuccinylase, with the protein MTDTAVPSLNLTDDVAELTAALMAIESVSGNEKTIADAVENALRAYPHLEVSRDGDSVVARTNLGRTERVILAGHLDTVPLPTVPGSRGTVPPSWDGDVLYGRGATDMKGGVAVQLALAATLTDPTRDVTYIFYDHEEVDASLSGLGRLAESHAEWLRADFAILLEPTNGTVEGGCNGTMRFHATTTGRAAHSARAWMGENAIHAAAEILVRLRDHSPATVSVEGLDYRESLNAVKVWGGTAGNVIPDAATVEINYRFAPDKSVAEAEAYVRNLLAGFDVVRTDAAAGARPGLTLPAAASFVAAVGAEPKPKYGWTDVARFSALGVPAVNFGPGDALLAHTDNEHVDAAAIRTCLASLRTWLS; encoded by the coding sequence GTGACTGATACAGCTGTGCCTTCCCTGAACCTTACCGACGACGTAGCGGAACTTACGGCCGCACTCATGGCTATCGAGAGCGTCTCCGGCAACGAGAAGACCATTGCCGACGCCGTGGAGAACGCGCTGCGCGCCTACCCGCACCTGGAGGTGTCCCGGGACGGGGACTCCGTGGTGGCCCGGACCAACCTCGGACGGACCGAGCGGGTCATCCTGGCCGGACACTTGGATACCGTGCCGCTGCCCACTGTCCCCGGCTCGCGGGGAACCGTGCCGCCGTCCTGGGACGGGGACGTCCTGTACGGCCGCGGCGCAACGGATATGAAGGGCGGGGTGGCGGTCCAGCTGGCACTGGCAGCCACGCTCACCGATCCCACCCGGGACGTCACCTACATCTTCTATGACCACGAGGAAGTGGATGCGTCCCTCAGCGGTCTCGGACGCCTGGCCGAGTCCCACGCCGAGTGGCTCAGGGCGGATTTCGCGATCCTGCTGGAGCCCACCAACGGGACCGTGGAGGGCGGTTGCAACGGCACCATGCGCTTCCACGCCACCACTACCGGCAGGGCGGCACACTCCGCCCGTGCCTGGATGGGGGAGAACGCCATCCACGCCGCCGCTGAAATCCTGGTGCGGCTGCGCGACCACTCACCCGCCACGGTATCGGTGGAGGGACTCGATTACCGGGAATCGCTCAACGCGGTAAAGGTATGGGGCGGAACAGCAGGCAACGTCATCCCCGATGCCGCCACGGTGGAAATCAACTACCGCTTCGCCCCGGATAAGAGCGTCGCGGAGGCCGAAGCCTATGTCCGGAACCTGCTGGCCGGATTCGACGTGGTCCGCACCGATGCGGCAGCCGGCGCCCGTCCGGGCCTGACCCTACCGGCAGCAGCGAGTTTCGTCGCCGCCGTGGGCGCAGAGCCGAAGCCCAAGTACGGATGGACCGACGTCGCGCGGTTCAGCGCGCTGGGAGTTCCCGCGGTGAACTTCGGGCCGGGGGATGCGCTGCTGGCCCACACGGACAACGAACATGTGGACGCCGCCGCCATCCGCACGTGCCTGGCGTCGCTGCGCACCTGGCTGAGCTGA
- the dapD gene encoding 2,3,4,5-tetrahydropyridine-2,6-dicarboxylate N-succinyltransferase — MTSSSAPTPAETTDSRTASGLGLATVTSDGAVLDVWFPRPVLGTSEADAALRSDLDAAAEAMADGIRGTHGEVLETRIDLDAAPADTADAYLRLHLLSTRLAAPNSINLDGIFASLPNVVWTNHGPCAVADFEAVRLRLRSRGPVTVYGVDKFPRMTDYVLPSGVRIADAGRVRLGAHLAEGTTVMHEGFVNFNAGTLGTSMVEGRISAGVVVGDGTDVGGGASIMGTLSGGGKEKITLGERVLLGANSGVGISIGDDSVVEAGLYVTAGTRVSVASADGGEARVVKASELSGVPNLLFRRNSATGAVEALPRNGRTVELNSALHAN; from the coding sequence ATGACTTCAAGCTCTGCCCCCACCCCCGCCGAAACCACAGACAGCCGCACTGCCTCGGGCCTTGGCCTGGCTACCGTCACTTCCGACGGCGCGGTGCTCGATGTCTGGTTCCCCCGCCCCGTTCTGGGCACCTCCGAGGCTGACGCCGCACTGCGCAGCGACCTCGACGCCGCTGCCGAAGCCATGGCCGATGGCATCCGCGGCACGCACGGAGAAGTGCTGGAAACCCGGATCGACCTCGACGCCGCCCCCGCGGACACGGCCGACGCCTACCTCCGGCTGCATCTGCTTTCCACCCGCCTGGCCGCACCGAACAGCATCAACCTGGACGGCATCTTCGCTTCCCTGCCCAACGTTGTCTGGACCAACCACGGCCCGTGCGCCGTGGCTGACTTCGAGGCCGTCCGCCTGCGGCTGCGCAGCCGCGGCCCGGTCACCGTGTACGGGGTGGACAAGTTCCCCCGCATGACCGACTACGTGCTGCCCTCCGGCGTCCGCATTGCCGACGCCGGGCGGGTGCGCCTTGGCGCCCACCTGGCCGAGGGCACCACCGTGATGCACGAAGGGTTCGTGAACTTCAACGCCGGGACGCTGGGCACCTCCATGGTGGAGGGGCGCATCTCCGCAGGCGTCGTGGTTGGCGACGGGACCGACGTCGGCGGCGGCGCCTCGATCATGGGCACACTCTCCGGCGGCGGCAAGGAAAAGATCACCCTGGGCGAACGCGTGCTGCTGGGCGCCAATTCCGGTGTCGGTATCAGCATCGGCGATGACAGCGTGGTGGAAGCCGGCCTGTACGTTACCGCCGGAACCCGCGTCAGTGTTGCCTCTGCTGACGGCGGTGAGGCACGGGTGGTGAAGGCCTCCGAGCTTTCGGGTGTGCCGAACCTGCTGTTCCGGCGCAACTCCGCTACGGGCGCCGTGGAGGCGCTGCCCCGCAACGGACGCACTGTGGAACTGAACTCCGCACTGCACGCCAACTGA
- the galE gene encoding UDP-glucose 4-epimerase GalE produces MRILVTGGTGYIGSHTTLALLEAGHDVVVLDNLMNSSEESLRRVQELTGRKAEFVRADLLDTAALEEVFEGGSIDAVIHFAGLKAVGESVAKPLFYYHNNVVGTINLLEAMDRHNVRTLVFSSSATVYGASEEVPLTEDAPLDAVNPYGRTKEQIEDILSDLGAADGRWNIALLRYFNPAGAHESGRIGEDPTGIPNNLLPFVAQVAVGRREKVLVFGNDYPTPDGTGVRDYIHVVDLAAGHLGALDYLRGNAGVFRWNLGTGNGSSVLEVLTAFSEAAGKDIPYEFTDRRPGDAAVSYADPSAAHRDLGWRAERSLAQMCEDHWRWQKNNPEGYAGS; encoded by the coding sequence ATGCGCATTCTAGTCACCGGTGGCACCGGTTATATCGGATCCCACACCACCCTCGCCCTGCTTGAAGCCGGCCACGATGTGGTGGTGCTGGACAACCTCATGAATTCCAGCGAAGAATCCCTGCGCCGTGTTCAGGAACTGACCGGCCGGAAGGCCGAATTTGTCCGCGCCGATCTGCTGGACACAGCGGCCCTCGAGGAAGTATTCGAAGGCGGCAGCATTGACGCCGTCATCCACTTCGCCGGGCTCAAGGCCGTGGGCGAATCGGTGGCGAAGCCCCTGTTTTACTACCACAACAACGTAGTGGGAACCATCAACCTGCTTGAGGCAATGGACCGGCACAACGTGCGGACCCTGGTCTTCTCCTCCTCCGCCACGGTCTACGGCGCCTCCGAAGAGGTGCCCCTCACCGAGGATGCTCCACTGGACGCGGTGAACCCGTACGGCCGGACCAAGGAGCAGATCGAGGATATCCTCAGCGACCTCGGTGCCGCGGACGGGCGCTGGAACATTGCGCTGCTGCGCTACTTCAATCCGGCCGGAGCCCATGAATCGGGCCGTATCGGTGAAGACCCCACCGGCATCCCCAACAACCTGCTGCCGTTTGTGGCCCAGGTTGCCGTGGGACGCCGCGAAAAGGTGCTGGTCTTCGGCAACGACTACCCCACCCCGGATGGCACCGGTGTGCGTGACTACATCCACGTGGTGGACCTGGCCGCCGGGCACCTCGGCGCCCTGGACTACCTCCGTGGAAACGCGGGTGTCTTCCGCTGGAACCTGGGCACCGGCAACGGTTCCTCGGTCCTGGAGGTGCTGACCGCTTTTTCGGAAGCTGCGGGCAAGGATATCCCCTACGAATTCACCGACCGACGGCCCGGCGACGCCGCCGTCAGCTACGCCGACCCCTCCGCCGCGCACCGGGACCTTGGCTGGCGCGCCGAGCGTTCACTGGCCCAAATGTGCGAGGACCACTGGCGCTGGCAGAAGAACAACCCCGAGGGTTACGCCGGATCCTAG
- a CDS encoding citrate synthase — MTEQPSAKLQYGPKPEDELELPRVAAAEGNDGFDVSKLLKQTGTVTFDPGFMNTAATTSAITYIDGDQGILRYRGYPIEQLAKHSSFLETSYLLIYGELPTPTELENFDQRIRRHTLLHEDLKGFFGGFPRDAHPMPVLSSAVSALSTFYQDSLDPFDEEQVELSTVRLMAKLPVIAAYAHKKSIGQPMLYPDNSMNLVENFMRLSFGLPAEPYEIDPDLVKALDLLLILHADHEQNCSTSTVRLVGSSNANMFASVSAGISALFGPLHGGANEAVLNMLRDIQGTGMAPETFMEKVKNKEDGVKLMGFGHRVYKNYDPRAKIVKATAHEILSKLGGNDELLDIAMRLEEKALADDYFIERKLYPNVDFYTGLIYKAMGFPEKMFTVLFAIGRLPGWIAQWREMMQDPQTKIGRPRQLYTGAPERNYPQR, encoded by the coding sequence ATGACTGAGCAACCCAGTGCCAAGCTTCAGTACGGCCCAAAACCGGAAGATGAGCTTGAGCTGCCCCGTGTTGCCGCAGCGGAAGGAAACGACGGATTCGACGTTTCCAAGCTGCTGAAGCAGACCGGCACCGTCACTTTTGACCCCGGCTTTATGAACACGGCGGCCACCACGTCCGCGATCACCTACATTGATGGTGACCAGGGCATCCTGCGGTACCGCGGTTACCCGATTGAGCAGCTGGCCAAGCACTCGAGTTTCCTCGAGACCTCCTACCTGCTGATCTACGGGGAACTGCCGACCCCCACCGAGCTGGAAAACTTTGACCAGCGGATCCGCCGCCACACCCTGCTGCACGAAGACCTCAAGGGCTTCTTCGGCGGCTTCCCGCGCGACGCCCACCCGATGCCGGTGCTGTCCTCGGCGGTGAGCGCGCTGTCCACGTTCTACCAGGATTCCCTGGACCCGTTCGACGAAGAACAGGTGGAACTCTCCACGGTCCGCCTGATGGCGAAGCTCCCGGTGATTGCCGCCTACGCACACAAGAAGTCCATCGGCCAGCCGATGCTCTACCCGGACAACTCCATGAACCTGGTGGAGAACTTCATGCGGCTTTCCTTCGGCCTTCCGGCCGAGCCGTACGAAATCGATCCGGACCTGGTGAAGGCGCTGGACCTGCTCCTGATCCTGCACGCGGACCACGAGCAGAACTGCTCCACCTCCACCGTCCGTCTGGTCGGAAGCTCCAACGCGAACATGTTTGCCTCCGTCTCGGCCGGCATCAGTGCACTCTTCGGCCCGCTGCACGGCGGCGCCAACGAGGCCGTGCTGAACATGCTGCGCGACATCCAGGGCACCGGTATGGCCCCGGAGACCTTCATGGAAAAGGTCAAGAACAAGGAAGACGGCGTGAAGCTTATGGGCTTCGGGCACCGCGTCTACAAGAACTACGATCCGCGGGCCAAGATCGTCAAGGCCACGGCCCACGAAATCCTGTCCAAGCTCGGCGGCAATGACGAGTTGCTGGATATCGCCATGCGCCTGGAAGAGAAGGCCCTGGCCGATGATTACTTCATCGAGCGCAAGCTGTACCCGAACGTGGACTTCTACACCGGCCTGATCTACAAGGCCATGGGTTTCCCGGAGAAGATGTTCACCGTCCTCTTCGCCATTGGCCGCCTCCCGGGTTGGATTGCCCAGTGGCGCGAGATGATGCAGGATCCGCAGACGAAGATCGGCCGTCCGCGTCAGCTGTACACGGGTGCTCCGGAGCGTAACTACCCGCAGCGCTAA
- the dapC gene encoding succinyldiaminopimelate transaminase — protein MSPAVSRAFGLNLPEYPWDAMAPYQRRASEHPGGAVNLSIGTPVDPTPQIVRDALTEAADAPGYPTTHGTADLREAVSEWFARRRGVPGLDPAAILPTVGSKELVAWLPLLLGLGEGDVVVRPVVAYPTYDMGAVFAGATAVAADSLDDLDEQTRARVRLVWVNSPGNPTGIVRSAESLAALVEQARGVGAVVASDECYAELGWGRWDPSGDGEPVPSILDPRVSGGSHESLLAVYSLSKQSNMAGYRAAFTAGDPAIIANLVNSRKHAGMIVPAPVQAAMAAALRDDTHVAAQKELYRARRDLLVPALESFGLTIEHSEAGLYLWASAGEDTWATVGRFAELGIVVGPGVFYGDAGAGFVRVALTGTDDDVRSAAQRLEAASQQ, from the coding sequence ATGAGCCCGGCCGTTTCCCGGGCCTTCGGCCTGAACCTGCCGGAGTACCCCTGGGACGCCATGGCGCCGTACCAGCGCCGCGCCTCGGAGCATCCCGGGGGCGCCGTAAATCTCTCCATCGGCACGCCGGTGGATCCCACACCACAAATCGTCCGTGATGCCCTCACAGAGGCGGCAGACGCCCCCGGATACCCCACCACCCATGGGACCGCCGACCTGCGGGAAGCGGTGTCGGAATGGTTTGCCCGGCGCCGCGGTGTGCCCGGGCTTGATCCTGCGGCAATCCTGCCCACGGTCGGGTCCAAGGAACTGGTGGCCTGGCTGCCGCTGCTGCTCGGACTGGGGGAGGGCGACGTCGTCGTCCGCCCCGTGGTTGCCTACCCCACCTATGACATGGGAGCGGTTTTTGCCGGCGCGACGGCGGTGGCCGCAGACAGCCTCGATGACCTCGATGAGCAGACGCGTGCCCGGGTCCGGCTGGTCTGGGTCAATTCGCCGGGCAACCCCACCGGAATTGTCCGTTCAGCGGAGTCGCTGGCTGCCTTGGTGGAACAGGCCCGCGGGGTAGGGGCTGTGGTGGCCTCCGACGAATGCTACGCAGAACTCGGCTGGGGCCGTTGGGACCCGTCCGGGGACGGGGAACCCGTGCCCAGCATCCTTGATCCGCGCGTGAGCGGCGGAAGCCATGAATCCCTGCTGGCGGTGTACTCGCTCAGCAAGCAGTCCAACATGGCCGGCTACCGGGCTGCCTTCACCGCCGGAGACCCGGCGATCATCGCGAACCTGGTCAACAGCCGCAAGCATGCGGGCATGATTGTTCCCGCCCCGGTGCAGGCTGCCATGGCCGCGGCCCTGCGCGATGATACGCATGTGGCCGCCCAGAAGGAGCTGTACCGTGCCAGGCGGGACCTGCTGGTGCCGGCGCTTGAATCCTTCGGGCTCACCATTGAACACTCCGAGGCCGGACTCTACCTCTGGGCGTCAGCGGGTGAAGACACCTGGGCCACCGTAGGCCGGTTCGCCGAGCTGGGCATAGTAGTAGGCCCCGGTGTGTTCTACGGAGACGCCGGCGCAGGCTTCGTCCGGGTTGCCCTGACCGGCACGGATGACGATGTCCGCTCAGCAGCGCAGCGGCTGGAAGCGGCGTCACAGCAGTAA
- the fdxA gene encoding ferredoxin: MTYVIAQPCVDVKDKACIEECPVDCIYEGERSLYIHPDECVDCGACEPVCPVEAIYYEDDTPEEWADYYKANVEFFDDLGSPGGAAKVGNTHKDHPIIAALPPQNQA, translated from the coding sequence GTGACGTACGTAATTGCGCAGCCGTGCGTGGATGTAAAAGACAAGGCATGTATCGAAGAATGCCCCGTGGACTGCATCTACGAAGGCGAACGCTCCCTCTACATCCACCCGGACGAATGCGTTGACTGCGGTGCGTGCGAACCCGTCTGCCCGGTTGAGGCCATCTACTACGAGGATGACACTCCCGAGGAATGGGCCGACTACTACAAGGCCAACGTCGAGTTCTTTGATGACCTGGGTTCTCCGGGCGGTGCCGCAAAGGTCGGCAACACGCACAAGGACCACCCCATCATCGCTGCACTCCCTCCGCAGAACCAGGCATGA
- the typA gene encoding translational GTPase TypA: MSETNTAVNSAVRSDLRNVAIVAHVDHGKTTLVDAMLKQTNSFAAHGDVEERVMDSGDLEREKGITILAKNTTVFYNGPAANGETITINVIDTPGHADFGGEVERGLSMVDGVVLLVDASEGPLPQTRFVLRKALAAKLPVVLLVNKTDRPDARIDEVVSESMDLLLGLASDLADEVPDLDLDLVLNVPVVYAAARVGAASLEQPADGEAPANDNLEPLFQTILEHIPAPTYDPEGVLQAHVTNLDASPFLGRLALLRIFNGTLRKGQQVAWARQDGTMKTVKITELLATKALERVPTESAGPGEIVAVAGIEDITIGETLTDVDNPKPLPLITVDDPAISMTIGINTSPLAGKVKGAKVTARQVKDRLDKELIGNVSLKVLPTERPDAWEVQGRGELALAILVEQMRREGFELTVGKPQVVTKTIDGKIHEPMEHMTIDVPEEYLGAVTQLMAARKGRMVNMANHGTGWVRMEFIVPARGLIGFRTRFLTETRGAGISASIAEGYEPWAGPIEYRTNGSMIADRAGVVTPFAMINLQERGSFFVEPTSEVYEGMIVGENSRADDMDVNITKEKKLTNMRAASSDTFENLTPPRKLTLEESLEFAREDECVEVTPESIRIRKLILDANERAKAYRARAKN; encoded by the coding sequence ATGTCAGAAACCAACACGGCTGTAAACAGCGCAGTGCGAAGCGATCTCCGCAACGTTGCTATTGTGGCCCACGTTGACCACGGTAAGACGACCCTCGTCGACGCCATGCTGAAGCAGACGAACTCGTTTGCCGCCCACGGAGACGTGGAAGAACGCGTGATGGACTCCGGTGACCTGGAGCGCGAAAAGGGCATCACCATCCTGGCCAAGAACACCACTGTGTTCTACAACGGCCCGGCTGCCAACGGCGAAACCATCACCATCAACGTTATTGACACCCCCGGCCACGCCGACTTCGGCGGCGAGGTCGAGCGCGGCCTGTCCATGGTCGACGGCGTTGTCCTGCTGGTTGACGCCTCGGAAGGCCCGCTGCCCCAGACGCGCTTCGTGCTGCGCAAGGCACTTGCCGCGAAGCTGCCGGTAGTCCTGCTGGTCAACAAGACCGACCGTCCCGATGCCCGGATTGACGAAGTTGTCAGCGAGTCCATGGACCTGCTGCTCGGCCTGGCCTCCGACCTCGCGGACGAAGTTCCGGACCTCGACCTTGACCTGGTCCTGAACGTTCCCGTTGTCTACGCCGCAGCCCGCGTCGGTGCCGCCTCCCTGGAGCAGCCGGCCGACGGCGAAGCCCCCGCGAATGACAACCTGGAACCGCTGTTCCAGACCATTCTGGAGCACATCCCGGCCCCGACCTACGATCCCGAAGGTGTCCTGCAGGCGCACGTCACCAACCTGGACGCATCTCCGTTCCTGGGCCGCCTCGCCCTGCTGCGTATCTTCAACGGCACCCTCCGCAAGGGCCAGCAGGTTGCCTGGGCCCGCCAGGACGGCACCATGAAGACCGTTAAGATCACCGAACTCCTCGCCACCAAGGCACTGGAGCGCGTACCCACCGAATCCGCCGGCCCCGGCGAGATCGTGGCCGTTGCCGGCATCGAGGACATCACCATCGGTGAGACCCTGACCGACGTCGACAACCCCAAGCCGCTGCCGCTGATCACCGTGGATGATCCCGCGATCTCCATGACCATCGGTATCAACACCTCGCCGCTGGCCGGCAAGGTCAAGGGTGCCAAGGTCACCGCCCGCCAGGTCAAGGACCGCCTCGACAAGGAACTGATCGGCAACGTCTCGCTCAAGGTCCTGCCGACCGAGCGTCCGGATGCCTGGGAAGTCCAGGGCCGAGGCGAGCTCGCCCTGGCCATCCTCGTGGAGCAGATGCGCCGCGAAGGCTTCGAGCTGACCGTGGGCAAGCCGCAGGTGGTCACCAAGACCATCGACGGCAAGATCCACGAGCCGATGGAACACATGACCATTGACGTACCCGAGGAATACCTCGGCGCCGTCACCCAGCTGATGGCCGCCCGCAAGGGCCGGATGGTCAACATGGCCAACCACGGCACCGGCTGGGTCCGGATGGAATTCATCGTCCCCGCCCGCGGCCTGATCGGCTTCCGCACACGCTTCCTCACGGAAACCCGCGGTGCCGGTATCTCCGCATCCATCGCCGAAGGCTACGAGCCGTGGGCCGGCCCCATCGAGTACCGCACCAACGGTTCGATGATCGCCGACCGCGCCGGTGTGGTGACCCCGTTCGCCATGATCAACCTGCAGGAACGCGGCTCCTTCTTCGTGGAGCCCACCTCCGAGGTCTACGAAGGCATGATCGTCGGCGAGAACTCCCGCGCCGATGACATGGACGTGAACATCACGAAGGAAAAGAAGCTCACCAACATGCGTGCAGCTTCCTCCGACACCTTCGAGAACCTCACCCCGCCGCGGAAGCTGACCCTGGAAGAATCCCTCGAATTCGCCCGTGAGGACGAATGCGTGGAGGTCACGCCGGAGTCCATCCGTATCCGCAAGCTGATCCTTGACGCCAATGAGCGCGCCAAGGCCTACCGCGCCCGCGCAAAGAACTAG
- a CDS encoding ABC transporter ATP-binding protein, with amino-acid sequence MTINTEKTAAVQPLLEIRDLAISFSTANGEVEAVRNAHLTVMPGETVAIVGESGSGKSTTALAAIGLLAGNGRVSGGQIIFDGEDISQASPKRIQELRGSSIGMVPQDPMSNLNPVWKIGFQVKETLRANGLPHAPADIAKVLEQAGLPDAARRAKQYPHEFSGGMRQRALIAIGLSCRPRLLIADEPTSALDVTVQRQILDHLGTLTDELGTAVLLITHDLGLAAERAQKVVVMYKGQVVESGPALEILTNPRHPYTRKLVESAPSLASKRIDSAKSLGLESADLLTSEDETKLKAADNVIEVKDLTKVFKLRSGLGKSTDFTAVDNVSFNIKRGTTTAVVGESGSGKSTVARMVLNLETPTSGSILFNGVDMTTLNSKRLFEFRRRVQPIFQDPYGSLDPMYNIFRTIEEPLRVHKIGNAKSREAKVRELLDQVALPSSVMRRFPNELSGGQRQRVAIARALALDPEVVICDEAVSALDVLVQAQILNLLADLQSELGLSYLFITHDLAVVRQIADYVCVMEKGKLVETGSTDDVFDNPREAYTQALLAAIPGSRLELPPEVA; translated from the coding sequence ATGACCATCAATACCGAAAAGACGGCGGCCGTCCAGCCGCTGCTGGAAATCCGCGACCTTGCGATCAGCTTCTCCACCGCCAACGGCGAGGTTGAAGCTGTCCGGAACGCACATCTGACGGTTATGCCCGGCGAGACCGTGGCCATCGTTGGTGAGTCCGGTTCGGGCAAGTCCACCACCGCCCTGGCCGCCATCGGCCTGCTCGCCGGCAACGGCCGGGTCAGCGGGGGACAGATCATCTTTGACGGGGAGGACATCTCCCAAGCCAGCCCCAAGCGGATCCAGGAACTGCGCGGCAGCTCCATCGGCATGGTGCCTCAGGACCCGATGTCCAACCTGAACCCGGTCTGGAAGATCGGTTTCCAGGTCAAGGAAACCCTGCGGGCCAACGGGCTGCCGCACGCCCCGGCGGACATTGCCAAGGTGCTGGAGCAGGCCGGACTTCCGGATGCCGCACGGCGGGCAAAGCAGTACCCGCATGAATTCTCGGGCGGTATGCGTCAGCGTGCCCTCATCGCCATCGGCCTGTCCTGCCGCCCCCGTCTGCTGATTGCTGATGAGCCGACGTCGGCGCTGGACGTGACTGTCCAGCGGCAGATCCTGGACCACCTGGGCACCCTGACCGACGAACTGGGCACCGCCGTGCTGTTGATCACGCACGACCTTGGCCTGGCTGCTGAACGCGCCCAGAAGGTTGTTGTGATGTACAAGGGCCAGGTTGTCGAGTCCGGGCCCGCCCTGGAGATCCTCACCAACCCGAGGCACCCGTACACCCGCAAGCTGGTCGAATCAGCACCGTCCCTGGCCTCCAAGCGGATTGACTCCGCGAAGAGCCTGGGCCTGGAGAGCGCGGACCTGCTGACCTCGGAGGACGAAACGAAGCTGAAGGCAGCGGACAACGTCATTGAGGTCAAGGATCTGACCAAGGTCTTCAAGCTGCGCAGCGGGCTGGGTAAGTCCACGGACTTCACGGCCGTGGACAACGTGTCCTTCAACATCAAGCGCGGCACCACCACCGCCGTCGTGGGTGAGTCCGGTTCGGGCAAGTCCACCGTGGCACGGATGGTCCTGAACCTGGAGACGCCCACCAGCGGTTCCATCCTGTTCAACGGGGTGGACATGACCACGCTGAACTCGAAGCGCCTGTTCGAGTTCCGGCGCCGGGTACAGCCGATCTTCCAGGATCCCTACGGCTCCCTGGACCCGATGTACAACATCTTCCGCACCATTGAAGAGCCGTTGCGGGTGCACAAGATCGGCAACGCGAAGAGCCGCGAGGCCAAGGTGCGTGAGCTGCTGGACCAGGTGGCCCTGCCCTCCTCGGTGATGCGCCGGTTCCCGAACGAGCTCTCCGGCGGTCAGCGCCAGCGCGTCGCTATTGCCCGGGCCCTGGCGCTGGACCCCGAAGTGGTGATCTGTGATGAAGCCGTCTCGGCGCTCGACGTGCTGGTGCAGGCGCAGATCCTGAACCTGCTCGCGGACCTGCAGTCCGAACTGGGGCTGAGCTACCTGTTCATCACCCATGACCTGGCCGTGGTGCGCCAGATCGCGGACTACGTCTGTGTCATGGAAAAGGGCAAGCTGGTGGAAACCGGAAGCACGGACGACGTGTTCGACAATCCGCGCGAGGCCTACACCCAGGCCCTGCTGGCAGCCATTCCCGGGTCGCGGCTCGAACTGCCGCCCGAGGTCGCCTAG
- a CDS encoding ABC transporter permease, which yields MHKDTASTEHYVAPLEETPLAETDSVKEETKALSLWGEAWRNLRTQPLFIISSLLILLILTVAAFPGLFTSASPDEGCLLANSDGGPAAGHPLGYTFQGCDVYARVIYGTRASVLVGLLTTIAVVVIGGILGALAGYYGGWLDAILARLGDIFFALPLILGAIIIMQLPAFRENRTIITVVFTLLIFGWPQVARITRGAVISVRNADFVVASRSLGVSKFSALMKHVIPNSLAPVIVIATISLGTFIVAEATLSFLGIGLPPSIMSWGNDISAAQTSLRSNPSTLLWPAAALSITVLSFIMLGDAVRDALDPKARKR from the coding sequence ATGCATAAAGACACCGCAAGCACCGAGCATTATGTGGCACCGCTGGAGGAAACCCCTCTGGCCGAAACCGACAGTGTCAAGGAAGAGACCAAGGCGCTGAGCCTGTGGGGCGAAGCCTGGCGTAACCTGCGCACGCAGCCGCTGTTCATCATTTCGTCCCTGCTGATTCTGCTGATCCTGACCGTGGCCGCGTTCCCGGGCCTGTTCACCAGCGCTTCCCCGGATGAAGGCTGCCTGCTGGCCAACTCCGACGGCGGCCCCGCCGCCGGGCACCCGCTCGGCTACACCTTCCAGGGCTGTGACGTTTACGCCCGGGTTATCTACGGCACACGTGCCTCCGTCCTGGTCGGCCTGCTGACCACCATTGCCGTTGTTGTCATCGGCGGCATCCTGGGTGCGCTGGCCGGTTACTACGGCGGCTGGCTCGACGCGATCCTGGCCCGCCTCGGCGACATCTTCTTCGCACTGCCGCTGATCCTCGGCGCCATCATCATCATGCAGCTGCCGGCTTTCCGGGAGAACCGGACCATCATCACAGTGGTCTTTACGCTGTTGATATTCGGCTGGCCGCAGGTGGCACGTATTACCCGCGGCGCCGTGATCTCCGTCCGCAACGCGGACTTTGTGGTGGCCTCGCGTTCCCTGGGTGTTTCGAAGTTCTCCGCGCTGATGAAGCACGTGATCCCGAACTCCCTCGCCCCGGTGATCGTTATCGCCACCATCTCCCTGGGTACGTTCATCGTTGCCGAGGCAACGCTGTCCTTCCTGGGCATCGGACTGCCGCCCAGCATCATGTCGTGGGGCAATGACATCTCGGCTGCACAGACCTCGTTGCGGTCAAACCCCTCAACGCTGCTGTGGCCCGCCGCCGCACTGTCCATTACCGTGCTGAGCTTCATCATGCTCGGCGACGCGGTCCGTGATGCTCTTGATCCGAAGGCGCGCAAACGATGA